The following are from one region of the Halarcobacter sp. genome:
- a CDS encoding FmdE family protein: MKYPEFFNTIETIKLQDDLSSFLGSIEDGLVEFSYLDIVKAAGHSCPTVAGAYIMTLSALKELYKNEIPKRGEIFVSFKENSSEGTAGVIANVITQITGATESFGFKGLNGKFKRFDLMKFNDSITTNAKFQRVDTKESVEVVYNPNVISVNPKINILMQKMMQNQASEEEKIEFGKLWQERVQNIFGNIDKVIKIL; encoded by the coding sequence ATGAAATACCCAGAATTTTTTAACACAATTGAAACAATAAAACTACAAGATGATTTATCATCTTTTTTAGGTTCTATTGAGGATGGCTTAGTCGAGTTTAGTTACTTAGATATAGTAAAAGCTGCCGGTCACTCATGCCCAACTGTTGCAGGAGCTTATATTATGACTCTTTCTGCATTAAAAGAGTTATATAAAAATGAAATTCCTAAAAGGGGAGAGATTTTTGTAAGCTTTAAAGAGAACTCAAGTGAAGGAACAGCAGGGGTTATAGCAAATGTAATCACTCAAATTACAGGTGCAACAGAAAGTTTTGGATTTAAAGGTTTAAATGGAAAGTTTAAAAGATTTGACTTGATGAAATTCAATGATAGTATAACAACAAATGCAAAATTTCAAAGAGTTGATACAAAAGAATCTGTTGAAGTGGTATATAATCCAAATGTTATTTCAGTTAATCCTAAAATAAATATTTTGATGCAAAAAATGATGCAAAACCAAGCTTCTGAAGAGGAAAAAATAGAGTTTGGAAAATTATGGCAAGAAAGGGTACAAAATATATTTGGAAACATAGATAAAGTGATAAAAATATTATGA
- a CDS encoding c-type cytochrome — protein sequence MKKILLFTSIVACAAFANPYAKCVACHGANGEKVALGKSKIIKDMTKAEIVSALNGYKDGSYGGAMKGLMKGQVASLSDTDIEAIANQIGK from the coding sequence ATGAAGAAAATATTACTTTTTACTTCAATAGTCGCGTGTGCTGCATTTGCTAATCCATACGCAAAATGTGTTGCATGTCATGGTGCAAATGGTGAGAAAGTTGCTTTAGGTAAATCAAAAATCATTAAAGATATGACGAAAGCAGAGATTGTATCTGCATTAAATGGTTATAAAGATGGTTCTTATGGTGGAGCAATGAAAGGTCTTATGAAAGGTCAAGTTGCATCTTTATCTGATACTGATATTGAAGCAATTGCAAATCAAATCGGTAAATAA
- a CDS encoding ABC transporter substrate-binding protein translates to MKNIFAIFCLFLAVFLNANETKEKLVVAGPFASVSHPIMHMIKEDALKDIGVQIEFKLWKNPDELRALVLNSDVKFIATPTNVAANLFNKGVDIKILNVSIWGILGMVSRNPNLKTLADFKGKEIAVPFREDMPDIVFKELIKKSGLDPKKDFKLIYSSNPIDTMQSLILRQVDHALLAEPAISMALRKTGSFPLKLIAPDLYRSVDLQKEWGRLFKTEAKIPQAGMSFLGETKGKEELIKRFMEEYDKSLLWYKNNPKEAAKLVVKTLPMLKEDGLADSIAHVNLQSISAKDSQKDLEFFFEILKQSNSKLIGGKLPETSIYF, encoded by the coding sequence ATGAAAAATATATTCGCAATTTTTTGTCTGTTTTTAGCAGTTTTTTTAAATGCAAATGAGACAAAAGAAAAACTAGTTGTTGCAGGGCCTTTTGCTTCTGTATCACATCCAATTATGCATATGATAAAAGAAGATGCACTTAAAGACATTGGGGTTCAAATAGAGTTTAAACTTTGGAAAAATCCAGATGAATTAAGAGCTTTAGTTTTAAATAGTGATGTTAAATTTATAGCAACACCTACAAATGTAGCAGCAAATTTATTCAACAAAGGTGTTGATATAAAGATCCTAAATGTTTCTATTTGGGGAATATTAGGAATGGTATCAAGAAATCCAAACCTAAAAACCCTTGCAGATTTTAAAGGAAAAGAAATAGCAGTTCCTTTTAGAGAAGACATGCCTGATATTGTATTTAAAGAGCTTATCAAAAAAAGTGGTCTTGATCCTAAAAAAGATTTTAAACTAATCTATTCAAGCAATCCAATTGATACTATGCAATCACTTATTTTAAGACAGGTTGACCATGCACTTTTAGCAGAACCTGCTATTTCAATGGCATTAAGAAAAACAGGTTCTTTTCCTTTGAAACTAATTGCACCTGATTTATATAGAAGTGTTGATTTACAAAAAGAGTGGGGAAGATTATTTAAAACAGAAGCAAAAATTCCACAAGCGGGGATGTCTTTTTTAGGTGAGACTAAAGGTAAAGAAGAGTTAATCAAAAGATTTATGGAAGAGTATGACAAGTCTTTACTTTGGTATAAAAACAACCCCAAAGAAGCTGCAAAACTTGTTGTCAAAACACTACCAATGTTAAAAGAGGATGGTTTAGCTGATTCAATTGCTCACGTGAATTTACAATCAATTAGTGCAAAAGATTCACAAAAAGATTTGGAGTTTTTCTTTGAAATCTTAAAACAAAGCAATTCAAAACTAATAGGGGGAAAATTACCAGAAACAAGTATCTATTTCTAA
- a CDS encoding ABC transporter permease subunit has product MKFIFKIIKDFPAYLWSGWASIASIFIFIAFWDFGNQLYGDLILPSPKETFLTLFSMLGDKDVWENIVITVKRAMIGFVISSLLGSFLGLLAGLFVTASMMSRPIVTILVGMPPIAWIVLAMIWFGMSDTTVIFTVIVASFPIVFIGALQGTRTLEGNLNEMAESFKAPFLMKLTDLYFPHIFSYIFPAWISALGMAWKIVVMAELLSANDGIGASLAIARSHLDTPTALALVVIMIGSLLLIEYLILEPIKREVELWRE; this is encoded by the coding sequence TTGAAATTTATATTTAAAATTATAAAAGATTTTCCAGCTTATTTATGGAGTGGTTGGGCTTCTATTGCTTCTATATTTATATTTATTGCTTTTTGGGATTTTGGAAATCAATTATATGGTGATTTAATACTGCCTAGTCCAAAAGAAACCTTTTTAACTTTATTTTCTATGCTAGGAGATAAAGATGTTTGGGAAAATATTGTAATAACTGTAAAAAGAGCAATGATTGGTTTTGTTATATCATCTTTGCTTGGTTCATTTTTAGGACTTTTAGCTGGATTATTTGTTACTGCTTCAATGATGAGTAGACCAATTGTAACTATTTTAGTGGGGATGCCTCCAATTGCTTGGATTGTTTTGGCGATGATTTGGTTTGGGATGAGTGATACAACTGTAATATTTACTGTTATTGTTGCCTCTTTCCCTATTGTTTTTATAGGAGCTTTGCAAGGAACTAGAACTTTAGAGGGAAATTTAAATGAGATGGCAGAAAGTTTTAAAGCTCCTTTTCTTATGAAACTTACTGACTTATATTTTCCACATATTTTTTCATATATATTTCCTGCTTGGATTAGTGCTTTAGGTATGGCTTGGAAAATTGTAGTTATGGCTGAACTATTATCTGCAAATGATGGTATTGGAGCATCTCTTGCAATTGCTAGAAGCCATTTAGATACTCCTACAGCTTTAGCTTTGGTTGTAATAATGATTGGCTCACTTTTATTAATCGAATATCTAATTTTAGAGCCAATTAAAAGGGAGGTTGAATTATGGAGAGAATAA
- a CDS encoding HPP family protein: MKKFFKQFKKVNTEPLERSHIIWSWIGSFLGIMCITLFHRGVLGDEDLGLVIGSFGASAVLVYGAIHSPLAQPRNLIGGHILSALVGVVSYKLFSGNILFCSAFAVATSILVMQLTLTLHPPGGATALIAVLGSEHIHSLGFIYVLYPVSTGAFILFFIALLVNNIPKHRHYPDGIKFNKFIINPKKESKDDDMF, from the coding sequence TTGAAGAAGTTTTTTAAACAATTTAAAAAAGTAAATACAGAACCCCTTGAACGTTCACATATAATTTGGTCTTGGATAGGTTCTTTCCTTGGCATTATGTGTATCACTTTATTTCATAGGGGTGTATTAGGTGATGAAGATTTAGGGTTGGTTATAGGCTCTTTTGGTGCTAGTGCTGTGTTAGTTTATGGGGCTATTCATTCCCCTTTAGCACAGCCACGAAACCTTATAGGTGGGCATATATTATCTGCATTAGTTGGAGTTGTTTCTTATAAACTTTTTTCAGGAAATATTCTTTTTTGTTCAGCTTTTGCTGTTGCAACATCTATTTTAGTTATGCAACTAACTCTTACTCTTCATCCTCCTGGAGGAGCTACTGCCTTAATTGCAGTTCTAGGTAGTGAACATATTCATAGTCTTGGATTTATTTATGTTTTATACCCTGTCTCAACTGGAGCTTTCATTTTATTTTTTATTGCGTTATTAGTTAATAATATCCCAAAACATAGACATTATCCTGATGGTATAAAATTTAATAAATTTATAATTAATCCTAAAAAAGAATCAAAAGATGATGATATGTTTTAA
- a CDS encoding TonB-dependent receptor — MNKKILISLATSAVLISSIYADTTSLGEITVTTATKTEKSIDGVTASVVVVTQEEIEKTGASTLDKILEKIPSINAQYARFPHPSSKSKASISLRGVGANGTLILIDGKRLSGETESPYEMTRITASMIERIEIVKGSMSTLYGSDAIGGVINIITKKIDKNETTIDIKYGSNGDGEAKNKNVNFITRAKVGTFKYKIYGNINDTTPYSISKSYSQVATNPSTGSAITTDAQHGVTGVSNVTYRDESTTKTIGTRFENDFSDNLKVGIDVNYFKENREGEYIGTAKYINSGTPILVKNTPVSSEDKNSRLDVSLDLEYFITEKLSLDTNIYRSYYKKRNYTNPINFTGPTNTKFSANVTIDGIESNLKYELNDLNFITSGIEYRKEKRESSAINPDPSSSEFITKVVKYKALFIQDEIVLNDTLNATIGARYDNISNADNKTTFQAGLVQKLGENTSLRANYAQGYRAPDIAELYVVSPSYKDGKRFGAEVIYGPKTTAYDLKPEESQTFELSLSNKYNDLSSQLTLFNTTVKDKIELVSYNDGTAAKYYTSENLDEVVIKGIEASFSYIFNDSFDLSLDATYLKTKDKSTGNELMYTPNISASIGANYQITKEFSSNLNFRYIGKQFTNSTNTTKANNYNLVDLGARYNINKHLQFYAGIDNIFDKKIEEELGTNVGRYFYTGIRVSF; from the coding sequence ATGAACAAAAAAATTTTAATCTCACTTGCAACAAGTGCAGTATTAATAAGTAGTATTTATGCAGATACAACTTCTTTAGGAGAAATAACTGTAACAACAGCTACAAAGACTGAAAAAAGTATTGATGGTGTTACAGCTTCAGTAGTAGTTGTAACACAAGAAGAGATAGAAAAAACTGGTGCTTCAACACTAGATAAAATATTAGAAAAAATTCCATCTATAAATGCACAATATGCAAGATTTCCCCACCCAAGTTCTAAATCAAAAGCATCAATCTCACTAAGAGGTGTTGGTGCAAATGGTACATTAATCTTAATTGATGGGAAAAGATTAAGTGGAGAAACTGAAAGTCCCTATGAGATGACTAGAATCACAGCTTCAATGATAGAAAGAATTGAGATAGTTAAAGGTTCTATGTCAACACTTTATGGTTCTGATGCCATTGGCGGAGTTATAAATATAATCACTAAAAAAATAGATAAGAATGAAACCACTATTGATATAAAATATGGATCAAACGGTGATGGAGAAGCAAAAAATAAGAATGTAAACTTTATAACAAGGGCAAAAGTTGGGACTTTTAAATATAAAATCTATGGAAATATTAATGATACAACACCTTATAGTATTTCTAAATCATATTCCCAAGTTGCTACAAATCCTAGTACAGGTTCAGCTATTACAACAGATGCTCAACATGGAGTTACTGGAGTTTCAAATGTTACATATAGAGATGAAAGTACTACAAAGACTATAGGAACAAGATTTGAAAATGATTTTTCTGATAATTTAAAAGTAGGAATTGATGTAAATTATTTTAAAGAAAATAGAGAAGGTGAATATATTGGTACTGCTAAATATATAAATTCAGGAACACCTATTTTAGTAAAGAATACTCCTGTAAGCTCAGAAGATAAAAACTCAAGATTAGATGTATCTTTAGACTTAGAATATTTTATTACTGAGAAATTATCACTTGACACTAATATTTATAGATCTTATTATAAAAAAAGAAACTATACAAACCCTATAAATTTTACAGGCCCAACAAATACAAAATTTAGTGCAAATGTAACAATTGACGGTATTGAATCAAATTTAAAATATGAATTAAATGATTTAAACTTTATTACAAGTGGAATAGAGTATAGAAAAGAAAAAAGAGAATCTAGTGCTATTAATCCTGATCCATCTTCAAGTGAATTCATTACAAAAGTTGTAAAATATAAAGCTTTATTTATCCAAGATGAAATAGTATTAAATGATACTTTAAATGCAACGATTGGTGCTAGATATGATAATATATCAAATGCAGATAATAAAACTACATTCCAAGCAGGACTTGTACAAAAACTTGGAGAGAATACCAGTTTAAGAGCAAACTATGCACAAGGGTATAGAGCACCAGATATTGCTGAGCTTTATGTTGTTTCCCCCTCTTATAAAGATGGAAAAAGATTTGGTGCAGAAGTTATTTACGGTCCAAAAACAACTGCATATGATTTAAAACCAGAAGAATCTCAAACTTTTGAATTATCATTATCAAATAAATATAATGATTTATCATCTCAATTAACACTATTTAATACTACAGTTAAAGATAAAATTGAATTAGTATCTTATAATGATGGTACAGCAGCTAAATATTATACTTCTGAAAACCTAGATGAAGTAGTTATAAAAGGTATTGAAGCTTCATTTAGTTATATATTTAATGATAGTTTTGACCTTTCTTTAGATGCAACATATTTAAAAACAAAAGATAAATCAACTGGAAATGAATTAATGTATACACCTAATATTTCTGCTAGTATAGGAGCAAACTATCAGATTACTAAAGAATTTTCATCAAATCTAAATTTTAGATATATTGGTAAACAATTTACAAACTCAACTAATACAACAAAAGCAAATAATTATAATTTAGTCGATTTAGGTGCTAGATATAACATAAATAAGCATCTCCAATTTTATGCAGGAATAGATAATATTTTTGATAAAAAGATTGAAGAAGAACTAGGAACTAATGTAGGTAGATACTTTTATACTGGAATTAGAGTTAGCTTCTAA
- a CDS encoding NnrS family protein: MENFDKQKLENLNATKHYSSYPKGEFPPFLAYGFRPIFLLLAPYIIISIILWSFTFAGYINLSFIQDPLTWHMYEMLFGVGIAGFIAFFLTGAPELFPGTIPVVGKHLAALVICWALGRIGFWFMDFVGIYTVAILNIASIIWIVAIIFKPVVLDPRKRHLSLAINVLVILALQIWFFASLLGFSESSSNAIIIASLGAFIVLIILALRRINMEAINELLEDEGIDETFFSRAPRYNLAVFCISLYTFVEFFYPANSVLAYLAIASAASVLAIINDFILKDHNILLKPFVMYMISVLILTSIAYAALGYDYLNEELYALNHFRHFLTTGVYGLVFYLVMMIISTIHTGRHLFTNIYTSIGVILIIVATFTRALIPFYEEFLMQAYIISSILWAIPFIIYIKICFPYLLNKRADGIPG; the protein is encoded by the coding sequence ATGGAAAACTTTGATAAACAAAAATTAGAAAATCTAAATGCCACTAAACATTATTCTTCATATCCAAAAGGAGAATTTCCACCATTTTTGGCATATGGTTTTAGACCTATATTTTTACTTTTGGCACCGTATATCATAATCTCAATTATTTTATGGTCTTTTACTTTTGCTGGTTATATTAACTTGTCATTTATACAAGATCCATTAACTTGGCATATGTATGAGATGCTTTTTGGTGTTGGAATTGCTGGATTTATAGCCTTCTTCCTAACGGGTGCTCCAGAGCTTTTCCCAGGAACCATTCCTGTTGTTGGAAAACATTTAGCAGCCCTTGTTATTTGTTGGGCTTTAGGAAGAATTGGTTTTTGGTTTATGGATTTTGTTGGTATTTATACAGTTGCCATTTTAAACATAGCTTCAATTATTTGGATAGTAGCAATTATTTTTAAACCTGTTGTTTTAGATCCAAGAAAAAGACATTTATCTTTAGCTATAAATGTCTTGGTAATCCTAGCCTTACAAATTTGGTTTTTTGCTTCACTTTTAGGTTTTAGTGAAAGCTCTTCAAATGCTATTATAATAGCAAGCCTTGGGGCATTTATAGTTTTAATTATTTTGGCTTTGCGAAGAATAAATATGGAGGCAATAAATGAATTGTTAGAAGATGAGGGGATTGATGAAACTTTTTTCTCAAGGGCTCCAAGATATAATCTTGCTGTATTTTGTATCTCTTTATATACCTTTGTGGAGTTTTTTTATCCAGCTAATTCTGTTTTAGCTTATTTAGCAATTGCAAGTGCTGCTTCTGTTTTAGCTATTATCAATGATTTTATTTTAAAAGACCATAATATTTTACTAAAACCATTTGTAATGTATATGATTTCTGTTTTAATTTTAACTAGTATTGCCTATGCAGCTTTGGGATATGATTATTTAAATGAGGAACTTTATGCACTAAATCATTTTAGACACTTTTTAACTACTGGTGTTTATGGCTTAGTTTTTTATCTAGTTATGATGATAATCTCAACCATTCACACAGGAAGACATCTATTTACAAATATTTATACTAGCATTGGGGTAATACTAATTATTGTAGCAACTTTTACAAGGGCTTTAATTCCATTTTATGAAGAATTTTTGATGCAAGCATATATTATCTCTTCAATCCTTTGGGCAATACCTTTTATAATTTACATAAAAATATGTTTTCCATATCTTTTAAATAAAAGAGCAGATGGAATACCAGGTTAA
- a CDS encoding metal-sulfur cluster assembly factor, with translation MYSKEEIFKAVSTVNDPEVGFNLVEMGLIYDAICDENMAVTVTMTLSTKSCPLHQMIVQWVEEAVLRELAKVELAKVDLVWEPVWNITMATDEVKAKLAG, from the coding sequence ATGTATAGTAAAGAAGAAATTTTTAAAGCAGTATCAACTGTAAATGACCCTGAAGTTGGTTTTAATCTTGTAGAAATGGGATTAATTTATGATGCCATTTGTGATGAAAATATGGCAGTTACAGTTACTATGACTCTAAGTACAAAATCGTGCCCTTTGCACCAAATGATTGTTCAATGGGTTGAAGAAGCCGTATTAAGAGAGTTAGCAAAAGTTGAGTTGGCAAAAGTTGATTTAGTTTGGGAGCCTGTATGGAATATTACTATGGCAACAGATGAAGTGAAAGCAAAATTGGCAGGTTAG
- a CDS encoding DUF445 domain-containing protein — protein MNKSDITNIITILILAFGYANDNDLVYAIGLFAFSGAITNTLAIHMLFEKVPFLYGSGIIEKKFEAFKDSIHNLIMNQFFSKENLKKFYEVEFSSVKKTIDFEKVLNKTDFTPAYDSLKEAVMQSSFGGMLGMFGGEAALEPLKEPFVEKLKKSIIDISNSDSFQKILNETLKSEDLNEDIHEKISLVVNNRLNELTPKMVKEMVQNIIKEYLGWLVIWGAVFGGLIGFVSTLV, from the coding sequence ATGAATAAGTCTGATATTACAAATATTATTACAATATTAATTTTAGCTTTTGGTTATGCAAATGATAATGATTTGGTTTATGCTATTGGATTATTTGCATTTAGTGGTGCTATTACAAATACTTTAGCTATCCATATGCTTTTTGAAAAAGTTCCTTTTCTTTATGGTTCTGGAATTATTGAAAAAAAGTTTGAAGCTTTTAAAGATTCAATACACAATCTTATAATGAACCAATTTTTTTCAAAAGAAAATCTAAAAAAATTTTATGAAGTTGAGTTTAGTAGTGTTAAAAAAACTATTGATTTTGAAAAGGTTTTAAATAAAACAGATTTTACTCCTGCATATGATTCTTTAAAAGAAGCAGTGATGCAATCAAGTTTTGGTGGAATGTTAGGGATGTTTGGTGGAGAAGCTGCTCTTGAACCTTTAAAAGAACCCTTTGTAGAAAAACTTAAAAAATCTATTATTGATATTTCAAACAGTGATTCTTTTCAAAAAATTTTAAATGAGACTTTAAAATCAGAAGATTTAAATGAAGATATACACGAAAAAATTTCATTAGTAGTAAATAATAGATTAAATGAACTAACACCAAAAATGGTAAAAGAGATGGTTCAAAATATTATCAAAGAGTATTTAGGTTGGTTAGTTATTTGGGGCGCAGTTTTTGGTGGACTTATTGGATTTGTTTCAACATTGGTTTAA
- a CDS encoding ATP-binding cassette domain-containing protein has product MERIKNQKEELIVQNVDHSFGFEDILKDINFTLEKGKVLSIVGPSGGGKTTLLHLCAHLLDLEEGKIKNSFDSSSYAFQEPRLLPWKNVIDNIAFGLKAKGIKKEERIKRSKKIALQFGLEEEDFEKFPKDLSGGMKQRVSFARAMVTNPSLLFLDEPFSALDIGLKKELQTLLIKVIEEKNLSVLFITHDLMEAIKLSDEILVLKAEPVGHIVETFKYDLQKSLRDDEFVYQETAKLLSNKTIINTFELELK; this is encoded by the coding sequence ATGGAGAGAATAAAAAATCAAAAAGAAGAATTAATTGTTCAAAATGTTGACCACTCATTTGGTTTTGAAGATATTTTAAAAGATATTAACTTTACTTTGGAAAAAGGTAAAGTTTTATCAATAGTAGGACCTAGTGGTGGTGGGAAAACAACTTTACTTCATCTTTGTGCCCACTTACTTGATTTAGAAGAGGGAAAAATAAAAAACTCTTTCGATAGCTCATCTTACGCTTTTCAAGAGCCAAGACTGCTTCCATGGAAAAATGTTATAGATAATATTGCCTTTGGTTTAAAAGCAAAAGGGATAAAAAAAGAAGAGAGAATAAAACGTTCAAAAAAGATAGCTTTACAATTTGGTTTAGAAGAGGAAGATTTTGAAAAGTTCCCAAAAGATTTAAGTGGAGGTATGAAACAAAGGGTTTCCTTCGCTAGAGCAATGGTTACAAACCCCTCTTTACTTTTTTTAGATGAACCTTTTTCTGCCCTTGATATTGGATTAAAAAAAGAGTTGCAAACACTTTTAATAAAAGTAATCGAAGAAAAAAATCTAAGTGTTTTATTTATAACACACGATTTAATGGAAGCAATTAAATTGAGCGATGAGATTTTAGTTTTAAAAGCAGAACCTGTAGGACATATTGTTGAAACCTTTAAATATGATTTACAAAAATCTTTAAGGGATGATGAATTTGTTTACCAAGAAACTGCCAAGTTATTATCTAATAAAACTATTATAAATACCTTTGAACTGGAGTTAAAATAA
- a CDS encoding nitrous oxide-stimulated promoter family protein, whose protein sequence is MTEEKFQKEILTLEKFFVKFCEDKHENRYAKIYNLEYKEFSIEKKIILCEDCHNTISYSFDRLKGCPHEIKPKCRQCPNPCYEKTKWKSLAKIMRYSGLRLGLINIKKKLKIKF, encoded by the coding sequence ATGACTGAAGAAAAATTTCAAAAAGAGATTTTAACATTAGAAAAATTCTTTGTAAAATTTTGTGAAGATAAACATGAAAATAGATATGCAAAAATTTATAATCTAGAGTATAAAGAATTTTCAATAGAAAAGAAAATTATTCTTTGTGAAGATTGTCACAACACTATATCTTATTCGTTTGATAGACTTAAAGGGTGTCCTCATGAAATAAAGCCTAAATGCAGGCAGTGTCCTAATCCTTGTTATGAAAAAACTAAATGGAAAAGTTTAGCAAAAATTATGAGATACAGTGGATTGAGATTAGGATTAATAAATATTAAGAAAAAATTAAAAATTAAATTTTAG
- a CDS encoding methyl-accepting chemotaxis protein gives MINYKSLYLRMTLIHLTGIILLPINAIFFTEEYFAQMVQIVIAIALIFHELDERKNGNNLSKELIKFLKNMDKKDVAFKINTSMSSEYSEIKNIIEEREKILIEKEKEEHALIEEAKEVMQKVKKGTYSNTIVSKTSNIAIEEFKKTVNDMIEDTKRNYSIMNTVLEEYTNYDYRNNLALNEINPDSELNILVSAVNKLKEAITQMLLENKSTGVSLQSSSKALLTNVDKLNLSSIESVNSLTNTTSVLEKVTINVSEISEQTISMSKLANTVVKSSNDGEKLANKTNIAMDEINTQVKAINESISIIDQIAFQTNILSLNAAVEAATAGEAGKGFAVVAQEVRNLANKSTEAAKKIKDLVELANQKANEGKIIANNMIEGYSNLNTDINKTIEIIENVANISEEQRIGVVKINEAVSILEQQIKSNNEVSIEANNIAVKTFDIADTIVEKANEKEFEGKDSIKCEKCK, from the coding sequence ATGATTAATTATAAGTCATTATATTTAAGAATGACGCTTATTCATCTAACAGGAATAATACTTTTACCAATAAATGCAATATTTTTCACAGAAGAATATTTTGCTCAAATGGTTCAAATTGTAATTGCTATAGCACTTATATTTCATGAATTAGATGAAAGAAAAAATGGTAATAACTTATCAAAAGAACTAATAAAATTTTTAAAAAATATGGATAAAAAAGATGTAGCTTTTAAGATAAATACTTCAATGTCTAGTGAATATTCTGAAATAAAAAATATTATAGAAGAACGTGAAAAAATATTGATAGAAAAAGAAAAAGAAGAACATGCCTTAATAGAAGAGGCTAAAGAAGTAATGCAAAAAGTAAAAAAAGGAACTTATTCAAATACAATTGTTTCAAAGACTTCAAATATTGCAATTGAAGAATTTAAGAAAACAGTTAATGATATGATTGAAGATACAAAAAGAAATTATTCTATAATGAACACGGTATTAGAAGAATATACTAATTATGACTATAGAAATAATTTAGCACTAAACGAGATAAATCCTGACAGTGAATTAAATATTTTAGTAAGTGCTGTAAATAAGTTAAAAGAAGCAATAACTCAGATGTTATTAGAGAATAAATCTACTGGTGTAAGCTTGCAATCTTCATCAAAAGCTTTATTGACTAATGTAGATAAATTAAATTTATCATCAATTGAATCTGTTAACAGTTTAACAAATACTACATCTGTTTTAGAAAAAGTTACAATAAATGTATCTGAGATATCAGAACAAACAATTTCTATGTCAAAATTAGCTAACACAGTTGTTAAATCATCAAATGATGGAGAAAAACTAGCAAATAAAACAAATATTGCAATGGATGAAATTAATACTCAAGTAAAAGCAATAAATGAATCAATTTCTATCATTGATCAAATTGCATTTCAAACTAATATACTATCACTTAATGCTGCTGTTGAGGCAGCAACTGCAGGAGAAGCTGGAAAAGGGTTTGCTGTTGTTGCACAAGAGGTAAGAAATTTAGCAAATAAATCTACCGAAGCAGCAAAAAAAATAAAAGATTTAGTGGAGTTAGCTAATCAAAAGGCTAATGAAGGAAAAATAATTGCAAACAATATGATAGAAGGATATTCTAATTTGAATACTGATATTAATAAAACAATTGAAATTATAGAAAATGTAGCAAATATTTCAGAAGAACAGAGAATAGGGGTTGTGAAAATTAATGAAGCTGTATCTATCTTAGAGCAGCAAATCAAATCTAATAATGAAGTCTCAATAGAAGCAAATAATATAGCTGTCAAGACATTTGATATTGCTGATACTATTGTTGAAAAGGCAAATGAAAAGGAATTTGAAGGTAAAGATTCTATTAAGTGTGAAAAGTGTAAATAA